From a region of the Pseudanabaena sp. ABRG5-3 genome:
- a CDS encoding cytochrome b/b6 domain-containing protein yields MSPKSANPKSPTAPKQAIFIKAFHTINLIALILMTASGLQIYNANPVFGGRAGWRFPKEMLLGGWLGGGRNWHFASMWVFSMSLLIYGIYIFLTRRWKHRFASEKDLQALQAKNPKRKNYAWHRIAYTAIIPILLLAILSGLCMYKPVQFAWISGLFGSWQNLRIAHFLTVPIVLIFAIAHIFLSFKVGGFKMIRSMFV; encoded by the coding sequence ATGAGTCCAAAATCTGCAAATCCCAAATCACCAACCGCTCCTAAGCAAGCAATCTTCATCAAGGCATTTCATACTATTAATCTCATTGCCTTGATCTTGATGACAGCAAGTGGGCTGCAAATTTATAATGCGAATCCTGTCTTTGGTGGACGCGCAGGATGGCGGTTTCCCAAAGAGATGCTCTTAGGTGGATGGCTGGGTGGCGGGAGGAATTGGCACTTTGCTTCGATGTGGGTATTTTCCATGAGTTTATTGATTTATGGTATCTATATCTTCCTCACGCGCCGATGGAAGCATCGCTTTGCTTCCGAAAAAGATCTTCAAGCCCTGCAAGCCAAAAATCCTAAACGCAAAAACTACGCTTGGCATCGGATTGCCTATACTGCAATCATTCCGATTTTGCTCTTAGCAATTCTCTCTGGTTTATGTATGTATAAACCTGTGCAGTTTGCATGGATTTCAGGACTATTTGGCAGTTGGCAAAATCTCCGCATTGCCCATTTCCTCACCGTGCCGATTGTGCTGATTTTTGCGATCGCTCATATATTCCTTTCCTTTAAAGTTGGCGGTTTCAAAATGATTCGCTCTATGTTTGTCTAG
- a CDS encoding cytochrome c biogenesis CcdA family protein yields MGLSLLAISLSLTAGLLTAFSPCILPILPIIIGRSLQTHRYAPIALVLGTITGFAIAGSLLGIASIWLTDFTNVMRIVAIAVLLVLGLLSIFPKLSYLLLAKLPIPKFKEPTRFNLASEFLLGSQLGLLWTPCAGSVLGSILVLAAVNQEILSAFILLICYGIGAGIPMLLLAYASRYFSKSFLRFRVHSQLLQKIGGVMISLTAIAIILGWDVKLQLWLATFFPTLAL; encoded by the coding sequence ATGGGACTCTCTCTTTTGGCGATCTCCTTATCCCTAACTGCTGGTTTGTTAACCGCATTTTCACCCTGCATATTACCGATTTTGCCAATTATCATCGGACGATCACTACAGACTCATCGCTATGCACCGATCGCTTTAGTCTTAGGTACGATCACTGGATTTGCGATCGCAGGGAGTCTTTTAGGGATCGCTAGTATTTGGCTAACGGACTTCACCAATGTAATGCGGATTGTAGCGATCGCAGTTTTACTAGTCCTTGGATTACTATCGATATTTCCTAAACTGAGTTATCTATTGCTAGCCAAGTTACCTATTCCTAAATTCAAGGAACCAACCCGCTTCAATTTAGCTAGTGAATTTCTCTTGGGGTCTCAATTAGGGCTATTGTGGACTCCCTGTGCAGGCTCAGTATTAGGAAGCATTTTAGTTCTAGCCGCAGTCAATCAGGAAATTCTGAGCGCCTTTATTTTATTGATTTGCTATGGGATTGGCGCAGGCATCCCCATGTTACTACTTGCCTATGCAAGTCGCTATTTTAGTAAATCATTTCTCAGATTCCGCGTTCATAGCCAGCTTTTACAAAAAATCGGTGGTGTGATGATCTCGCTTACAGCGATCGCCATTATTCTGGGATGGGATGTCAAACTCCAACTTTGGTTAGCAACCTTCTTCCCGACCTTAGCCCTATGA
- a CDS encoding thioredoxin family protein, whose translation MDRNLLRRRRFLTYTGLGVLGIGSAAIAIQLNSSKPLASSILSLSPNSELPKSNSPEASPVATNSQSSNQQLPEFQGISQWLNSHPLSIQELKGNVVMIQFWTFSCINCQRTLPYVTKWHEQYAAKGLKIIGVHTPEFAFEREANNIKDAIQKHGIRYPVPIDNEFQTWKAYGNEYWPHLYLADRQGNLVYDHIGEGAYTKTEQTIQKLLG comes from the coding sequence ATGGATAGAAATTTGTTGCGTCGTCGGCGATTTTTAACTTATACAGGATTAGGTGTTTTGGGAATTGGTAGTGCTGCGATCGCTATTCAACTCAATTCCTCAAAGCCCTTGGCATCAAGCATTTTAAGTCTAAGCCCTAACTCTGAACTCCCGAAATCAAATAGTCCTGAAGCTAGCCCTGTAGCCACAAACTCCCAGTCAAGCAATCAGCAATTACCAGAATTTCAAGGCATTTCCCAATGGCTAAATTCTCATCCCTTATCAATTCAGGAATTAAAGGGAAACGTGGTAATGATTCAGTTTTGGACTTTTAGCTGTATCAACTGTCAGCGTACTTTACCCTATGTGACTAAATGGCATGAACAATACGCCGCTAAAGGATTAAAAATTATTGGTGTGCATACTCCTGAATTTGCCTTTGAGCGTGAGGCAAACAATATCAAAGATGCAATCCAAAAACATGGCATTCGTTACCCAGTTCCTATTGATAACGAGTTTCAAACTTGGAAAGCCTATGGTAACGAGTACTGGCCGCATCTCTATTTAGCCGATCGCCAAGGTAATCTCGTCTATGACCATATTGGCGAAGGTGCGTATACCAAGACAGAGCAAACCATTCAAAAACTATTGGGTTAA
- a CDS encoding pentapeptide MXKDX repeat protein, protein MNYKFLGLIAGLALTTGLVSCTATSTPTEQSTPTVQSTPATKPTDAMKNDAMKGDAMKDKTGDAMKNDAMKKDKPADAMKNDAMKDKTGDAMKNDAMKSDKPADAMKNDAMKSDKPADAMKNDAMKSDKPADAMKKPADAMKP, encoded by the coding sequence ATGAACTACAAATTTCTTGGACTGATTGCTGGTTTGGCTCTGACCACTGGACTTGTTTCCTGTACCGCTACATCCACTCCTACTGAGCAATCCACGCCCACAGTCCAATCTACTCCCGCGACAAAGCCTACTGATGCGATGAAAAATGACGCAATGAAAGGTGATGCGATGAAGGATAAAACTGGCGATGCCATGAAGAATGATGCGATGAAAAAGGATAAGCCTGCGGATGCCATGAAAAATGACGCGATGAAAGATAAAACTGGCGATGCCATGAAAAATGACGCAATGAAGAGTGACAAACCTGCGGATGCCATGAAAAATGATGCAATGAAAAGCGATAAGCCTGCTGATGCGATGAAGAACGATGCGATGAAAAGCGATAAACCTGCGGATGCCATGAAAAAGCCTGCGGATGCCATGAAGCCATAG
- a CDS encoding anti-sigma factor domain-containing protein, protein MSQLNYPHEWEELLAGYVLGDLTTEEVTQMQQLILEHPEIIQEIDRLQETLALLPLSLNASHPAPNLRDRIAAAAIPVAEQFTNDLADSLDPLIDPLAPDAKQVSRRQNFWKLLGIGLGSIGAIAIIGLGLDNYQMRQQIATNQIELQKYKQAIALLQAADNRMISLKGMGAIPAATGSVMIAPMEKTAMINIQNLMPIPQENSYRLWAIVDGKKIDCAQFRPDAQGNVFLKVPLGSALKQSNTLIITIEPNKDMPEPTGEMVMKGEV, encoded by the coding sequence ATGTCACAGCTAAATTATCCCCATGAATGGGAAGAGCTATTAGCAGGTTATGTCTTGGGGGATTTGACCACAGAAGAAGTAACGCAAATGCAGCAATTGATCCTTGAACATCCTGAAATCATTCAAGAAATAGATCGCTTACAAGAAACATTAGCTCTACTACCCTTGAGTTTAAATGCTTCGCATCCTGCGCCAAATTTACGCGATCGCATTGCGGCGGCGGCAATCCCTGTAGCCGAGCAGTTCACTAATGATCTTGCTGATTCTCTAGATCCGTTAATTGATCCCCTAGCACCAGACGCTAAACAAGTATCGCGTCGTCAAAATTTCTGGAAATTATTGGGGATTGGTTTAGGCAGTATTGGGGCGATCGCGATCATTGGTTTGGGCTTGGATAATTACCAAATGCGTCAACAAATCGCGACCAATCAGATAGAACTGCAAAAATATAAACAGGCGATCGCGCTATTGCAAGCGGCGGACAATCGTATGATTTCCCTCAAAGGCATGGGGGCAATTCCTGCGGCGACGGGCAGTGTGATGATTGCGCCTATGGAAAAAACAGCCATGATCAATATCCAAAATCTCATGCCGATTCCCCAAGAAAATAGCTATCGACTTTGGGCGATCGTTGATGGCAAGAAGATTGATTGTGCTCAGTTCCGACCTGATGCACAGGGGAATGTATTTTTGAAAGTGCCATTAGGCAGCGCTCTCAAGCAGTCTAACACCCTCATCATTACTATTGAGCCAAATAAAGATATGCCTGAACCCACTGGCGAAATGGTCATGAAAGGAGAAGTTTAA
- a CDS encoding sigma-70 family RNA polymerase sigma factor, translating into MKISEQTDVEVLQAWRSGSSQAFGIFYDRYGELVYRLSLRILGNPQEAEDLTQEIFILLSRNITYDSKRGSIAAFLSVLTRSRAIDRIRKTRSQQQHLQKWEQSISSEHDTSNSSLMENASLSERSEKVKAALADLPDKHRQVLEMAYFDGLSQTEIAKALDTPLGTVKSWARNGLIRLRESLKDSLE; encoded by the coding sequence ATGAAAATCTCAGAGCAAACTGATGTGGAAGTATTGCAGGCTTGGCGATCTGGAAGCAGTCAGGCTTTTGGCATCTTTTACGATCGCTATGGCGAGCTAGTGTATCGCCTCTCTCTCAGAATCTTGGGCAATCCGCAAGAAGCGGAGGATCTCACCCAAGAGATCTTTATCCTGCTCAGTCGCAATATTACCTATGACAGTAAACGCGGATCGATCGCCGCTTTTTTGTCGGTGTTGACGCGATCGCGAGCTATTGATCGCATTCGCAAAACGCGATCGCAACAGCAGCATCTCCAAAAATGGGAACAAAGCATTTCCTCAGAACATGACACCAGTAACTCATCACTCATGGAAAATGCCTCACTTTCTGAACGCTCAGAAAAAGTAAAAGCCGCCCTTGCCGATTTGCCCGACAAGCATCGCCAAGTTCTAGAAATGGCATATTTTGATGGACTCAGCCAAACGGAAATTGCCAAAGCTCTTGATACACCTTTGGGAACGGTGAAATCTTGGGCGCGTAATGGGTTGATTCGATTGAGAGAAAGTTTGAAAGATTCGCTGGAGTGA
- a CDS encoding cation:proton antiporter: MFLNHAIAYQLGWHLPAPLLATTAAENSPIILSGVLLTLVIIYIASKVGSEVAKRLDLPPVLGELVAGVIVGVSALHLVLFPEGGFTASDSLIMTVLQTLNQLTPEAAHSIFDSQSEVISVLAELGVIILLFEIGLESDLRQLKEVGIQAIVVACVGVAVPFAAGTIGLMYFFHVAAIPAIFAGAALTATSIGITSKVLAELGQLKSKEGQIIVGAAVIDDVLGIIVLAVVASLAKKGEVDIANVVYLIVSAVTFLLGAIFLGGIFNKTFVALVDKLKTRGNIIIPAFIFAFMMAFIGNAIHLEAILGAFAAGLVLDESDARKELDELIKPIADLIVPIFFVTVGARADLGVLNPAIPENRAGLLIAIFLVLVAIAGKLVTGWAVFGIPNINRVAIGVGMIPRGEVGLVFAGIGSASGVLSKPLEVSIIIMVILTTFLAPPFLRVAFGQTQESPANVNS; this comes from the coding sequence ATGTTTTTGAATCATGCGATCGCCTATCAGCTAGGTTGGCATCTCCCTGCACCACTACTGGCAACTACCGCAGCAGAAAATTCACCAATAATCCTGTCTGGGGTATTGCTGACCCTTGTAATTATCTATATAGCTAGCAAAGTTGGTAGTGAAGTTGCTAAGCGTTTAGATCTTCCTCCTGTTTTGGGCGAACTTGTGGCTGGTGTGATCGTGGGCGTATCAGCCTTGCATTTAGTGCTTTTCCCTGAAGGTGGCTTCACCGCATCGGATTCACTGATCATGACTGTACTTCAGACCCTAAATCAACTCACACCCGAAGCTGCTCACAGTATATTTGATTCTCAAAGTGAGGTAATTTCGGTACTCGCAGAGTTAGGCGTGATCATCCTTCTCTTTGAGATTGGCTTAGAGTCAGACCTGCGTCAACTCAAAGAGGTGGGTATTCAAGCAATTGTTGTCGCCTGTGTCGGTGTGGCGGTTCCCTTTGCCGCAGGTACGATTGGACTGATGTACTTTTTTCATGTGGCGGCGATTCCTGCCATCTTTGCTGGAGCAGCCCTGACTGCGACAAGTATCGGGATTACTTCCAAGGTTTTAGCAGAACTCGGTCAACTGAAATCTAAGGAAGGACAGATCATTGTTGGGGCAGCCGTTATTGATGATGTTTTAGGGATCATTGTTTTGGCAGTCGTCGCGAGTTTAGCGAAAAAAGGGGAAGTAGATATTGCCAATGTGGTTTATCTGATCGTTAGTGCTGTTACGTTTTTGTTGGGTGCAATTTTCTTGGGTGGCATTTTCAATAAAACCTTTGTGGCACTGGTCGATAAACTGAAAACTCGCGGCAATATCATTATTCCCGCCTTTATTTTTGCTTTCATGATGGCATTCATCGGTAATGCCATTCATCTAGAAGCGATCTTGGGTGCATTTGCGGCGGGTCTAGTGCTAGATGAAAGTGATGCTCGTAAAGAATTAGATGAACTAATCAAACCCATCGCCGATTTAATTGTCCCCATTTTCTTTGTCACCGTTGGTGCGAGAGCCGATTTGGGCGTGTTAAATCCTGCGATTCCCGAAAATCGTGCTGGTTTATTGATTGCAATTTTCCTAGTCTTAGTCGCGATCGCTGGCAAACTGGTCACAGGTTGGGCAGTCTTTGGCATCCCTAATATCAATCGAGTGGCGATCGGTGTGGGCATGATTCCCCGTGGCGAGGTGGGGCTGGTATTTGCAGGCATTGGTTCCGCCAGTGGCGTTCTCAGCAAACCCTTAGAAGTCTCGATCATCATCATGGTCATTCTCACCACCTTCTTAGCCCCACCATTTCTGCGTGTCGCCTTTGGACAGACCCAAGAAAGTCCTGCCAATGTCAATAGCTAA
- a CDS encoding oxygenase MpaB family protein, whose product MARKQITERITHLDPQKDCQEIMFLLTCHVFPWDIERALEFALFRTYAIPTISSLIVKTGEFQKRPHKRYDDTQLLLAEITENGYDSDRGKKALNRMNQMHGRFPISNDDFLYVLSTLTYEPIRWIEKYGWRSLTRNEQLACFYFYREMGHRMHIRDIPESYEEFEQFNRDYEQTNFVLASSNPVIAKVTVNLFLSFYLPRLFWSLGKPLIYAAIDNHLLEVLDLPSPPKFLRESITGLLQLRGKFARFLQEPSKPILLTARKRPTYPQGYKLEELGTFTHANRSN is encoded by the coding sequence ATGGCAAGAAAACAAATTACAGAACGTATCACCCATCTCGATCCCCAAAAAGACTGTCAAGAAATCATGTTTTTGCTTACTTGCCATGTCTTCCCTTGGGATATTGAGCGTGCTCTTGAATTCGCTCTTTTCCGTACCTATGCCATCCCTACTATTTCTTCCCTCATAGTCAAGACAGGGGAGTTTCAAAAGCGTCCTCATAAACGCTATGACGACACTCAACTGCTCTTGGCAGAAATTACCGAAAATGGCTATGACAGCGATCGCGGGAAGAAAGCTTTAAATCGCATGAATCAAATGCATGGACGATTTCCGATTAGTAATGACGACTTTCTCTATGTTCTCAGTACTTTGACTTATGAGCCAATTCGGTGGATTGAAAAATATGGCTGGCGATCGCTAACACGCAATGAGCAACTGGCTTGTTTTTACTTCTATAGAGAAATGGGGCATCGAATGCATATTCGCGATATTCCTGAAAGTTATGAAGAATTTGAACAGTTTAACCGTGACTATGAGCAGACAAATTTTGTCCTTGCCTCTTCAAATCCTGTCATTGCCAAAGTTACGGTCAATTTATTTTTAAGTTTTTACTTACCCCGTTTATTTTGGTCACTAGGCAAACCATTAATTTATGCTGCCATCGACAATCATTTACTAGAGGTGCTCGATCTCCCCTCTCCACCCAAATTTCTCAGGGAGAGCATCACAGGTTTATTGCAATTGAGAGGTAAATTTGCAAGATTTTTGCAGGAGCCAAGCAAACCGATTCTGCTCACAGCCCGTAAGCGCCCAACTTATCCTCAAGGTTACAAACTCGAAGAATTAGGAACCTTTACCCATGCCAATAGGAGTAACTAG
- a CDS encoding RNA methyltransferase — protein sequence MRIVLVETAGARNLGSVARVMKNFGLSELWLVNPKCDRLSDEAMQMAVHAPEILENAHIVDSLPEALVGCQRAIATAGRIDKGDMKVTSPPQGLSWLSQVATSAIVFGAEERGLSNAEIQHCQQVLRIPVNPDYPSLNLAQAVGVCCYQWQLLQDDPQSHENLTSQIAQDLLKSAPIDLAPREDIEACYQQLEAVLLKIGYVYPHTAAHRLRKFRNIFDRANLTPSEVAMLRGILRQINWATAHLD from the coding sequence ATGCGAATTGTGTTAGTAGAGACGGCAGGGGCGCGAAACCTTGGCTCTGTGGCAAGGGTAATGAAAAACTTTGGACTGTCAGAATTGTGGTTGGTGAATCCTAAGTGCGATCGCCTTAGTGATGAAGCAATGCAGATGGCAGTCCATGCACCTGAAATCTTAGAAAACGCGCACATTGTCGATAGTCTGCCTGAAGCCCTAGTGGGATGTCAAAGAGCGATCGCCACCGCAGGTCGCATCGATAAGGGAGACATGAAAGTAACTAGTCCTCCTCAAGGCTTGAGTTGGTTATCACAGGTTGCGACTAGTGCGATTGTCTTTGGTGCAGAGGAGCGTGGCTTGAGCAATGCCGAAATTCAACATTGCCAACAGGTGCTGCGAATCCCTGTCAATCCCGACTATCCATCGCTAAATTTAGCCCAAGCTGTGGGGGTTTGTTGCTATCAATGGCAACTACTGCAAGACGATCCCCAAAGTCACGAAAATTTGACTAGCCAAATCGCGCAAGATTTGCTAAAGTCAGCACCCATAGACCTTGCACCCCGCGAGGATATAGAAGCTTGCTATCAGCAACTTGAAGCAGTACTGCTAAAGATCGGCTATGTTTACCCACATACCGCCGCTCATCGGTTGCGAAAGTTTCGGAATATCTTCGATCGCGCTAATCTGACTCCATCAGAGGTTGCCATGCTGCGGGGGATTTTGCGGCAAATAAATTGGGCCACGGCTCATCTTGATTAA